Proteins from a single region of Bogoriella caseilytica:
- the thiC gene encoding phosphomethylpyrimidine synthase ThiC encodes MSAFVPQESRLEESAPADTEQHPAHRLGWVEDPDHGVRVPVTEVHLEESPGGQPNAPVRVYRTMGPGSVPEEGLAPARAEWIAARDDTETYQARGRQLLDDGRAAVRRGAPSQLWQGRRPEPRRAKPGARVTQMHYARRGEITPEMRYVALREQCDLELVRSEVAAGRAIIPANVNHPESEPMIIGKAFLVKINANIGNSAVTSSIADEVSKLHWAAKWGADTLMDLSTGNDIHTTREWIIRNAPIPIGTVPIYQALEKVDGDANALTWEIYRDTVIEQCEQGVDYMTVHAGVLLRYVPLTAERVTGIVSRGGSIMAGWCLAHHQENFLYTHFDELCEIFAAYDVAFSLGDGLRPGSIADANDAAQFAELDTLAELTRRAWAHDVQVMVEGPGHIPLHKIRENVERQQELCDGAPFYTLGPLVTDIAPGYDHITSAIGATEIARYGTAMLCYVTPKEHLGLPNRDDVKTGVITYKIAAHAADIAKGHPGASARDDALSKARFEFRWRDQFSLGLDPVTAQEFHDETLPAEPAKTAHFCSMCGPKFCSMRISQDIRDTYGSAEAQAAIAGMQRKSEEFLASGGKVYLPEPTVGPSQA; translated from the coding sequence ATGTCTGCGTTCGTGCCTCAGGAATCCCGCCTCGAAGAGTCCGCGCCTGCGGACACCGAACAGCATCCCGCCCACCGTCTGGGGTGGGTGGAGGATCCCGATCACGGCGTGCGTGTGCCGGTGACGGAGGTTCACCTCGAGGAGTCTCCCGGTGGCCAGCCCAACGCGCCGGTGCGGGTGTATCGGACGATGGGTCCCGGCAGCGTGCCGGAGGAAGGATTGGCCCCCGCTCGGGCCGAGTGGATCGCGGCCCGGGATGACACCGAGACCTATCAGGCCCGGGGGCGCCAGCTCCTGGACGACGGCCGGGCGGCGGTCCGCCGTGGCGCGCCCTCCCAGCTGTGGCAGGGACGCCGTCCCGAACCTCGGCGCGCCAAGCCGGGAGCGCGGGTCACGCAGATGCACTACGCGCGCCGCGGGGAGATCACCCCGGAGATGCGCTACGTCGCCCTGCGCGAGCAGTGCGACCTGGAACTGGTCCGTAGCGAGGTGGCAGCCGGGCGGGCGATCATCCCCGCCAATGTGAACCATCCGGAGTCCGAACCGATGATCATCGGCAAGGCCTTCCTGGTGAAGATCAATGCGAACATCGGGAACTCTGCGGTCACGAGTTCCATTGCCGATGAGGTCTCCAAGCTGCACTGGGCAGCGAAGTGGGGCGCGGACACGCTGATGGACCTGTCCACCGGCAATGACATCCACACCACCCGTGAGTGGATCATTCGCAACGCTCCGATTCCCATCGGCACCGTGCCGATCTACCAGGCGCTGGAGAAGGTCGATGGTGACGCCAACGCGCTGACCTGGGAGATCTACCGGGACACGGTGATCGAACAGTGCGAGCAGGGGGTGGACTATATGACGGTCCACGCCGGGGTGCTGCTCCGATACGTGCCACTGACCGCGGAGCGCGTCACTGGGATCGTCTCGCGCGGCGGGTCGATCATGGCCGGCTGGTGCCTGGCTCACCACCAGGAGAACTTCCTCTACACCCATTTCGACGAACTCTGCGAGATCTTCGCGGCCTACGACGTCGCATTCTCCCTCGGGGACGGGCTGCGGCCCGGTTCGATCGCCGACGCCAACGACGCAGCCCAGTTCGCCGAACTCGACACCCTGGCCGAGCTCACCAGACGCGCGTGGGCGCATGACGTCCAGGTGATGGTCGAAGGCCCCGGGCACATCCCCCTGCACAAGATCCGAGAGAACGTCGAACGACAGCAGGAACTCTGTGACGGCGCGCCGTTCTACACCCTGGGCCCCCTGGTGACCGACATCGCTCCCGGTTATGACCACATCACCTCCGCGATCGGCGCGACGGAGATCGCCCGCTACGGCACGGCCATGCTCTGCTATGTCACGCCCAAGGAACACCTGGGGCTGCCGAACCGCGATGACGTCAAGACCGGGGTGATCACCTACAAGATCGCCGCCCACGCCGCGGACATCGCCAAGGGGCACCCGGGCGCCTCTGCTCGCGACGACGCCTTGTCCAAGGCCCGCTTCGAGTTCCGTTGGCGCGATCAGTTCTCCCTCGGCCTCGACCCGGTCACCGCCCAGGAGTTCCACGACGAAACCCTGCCGGCCGAGCCGGCCAAGACCGCTCACTTCTGCTCGATGTGCGGGCCGAAGTTCTGCTCGATGCGCATCTCCCAGGACATCCGCGACACCTACGGCAGCGCCGAGGCGCAGGCTGCGATCGCCGGTATGCAACGCAAGAGCGAGGAGTTCCTCGCCTCCGGCGGGAAGGTCTACCTCCCGGAGCCGACGGTGGGACCGTCGCAGGCGTGA
- a CDS encoding TetR/AcrR family transcriptional regulator, with amino-acid sequence MTAEMGRTAKYTDQDILDAALGLTAEGGVQAATVVAIAKRIGAPSGSIYHRFASRDLILATLWIRTVRRFQGGFLEALALEEPVDAARRAVSHTLQWSASHHSEAQVLTMYRREDLLELWPEELGPELASLNDEVRRAMVRFTAAQFAVVNAETLGRARFALIEIPTVAVRQMMGNGPLLPWLERTVTDAAMAVLRSTP; translated from the coding sequence GTGACAGCTGAGATGGGACGGACGGCCAAGTACACCGACCAGGACATTCTCGATGCGGCGCTGGGCCTCACAGCGGAGGGTGGGGTCCAGGCGGCCACCGTGGTCGCCATCGCGAAGCGCATCGGCGCACCGTCAGGGTCGATCTACCACCGGTTCGCCTCTCGCGACCTGATCCTCGCCACCCTGTGGATCCGGACCGTCAGGCGCTTCCAGGGCGGGTTTCTCGAGGCGCTCGCCCTTGAGGAGCCAGTCGATGCCGCCCGCCGAGCGGTGTCCCACACCCTGCAGTGGAGCGCGAGCCACCACAGCGAGGCCCAGGTCCTGACCATGTACCGGCGTGAGGATCTCCTCGAACTGTGGCCTGAGGAGCTCGGACCCGAACTCGCCTCGCTCAACGACGAGGTCAGGAGGGCCATGGTGAGGTTCACTGCCGCACAGTTTGCCGTGGTCAATGCCGAAACGCTCGGGAGAGCGCGGTTCGCACTGATCGAGATTCCCACGGTGGCCGTTCGCCAGATGATGGGCAATGGGCCACTCTTGCCGTGGCTGGAGCGCACGGTGACCGACGCTGCGATGGCGGTACTGCGCAGCACGCCGTGA